In Deltaproteobacteria bacterium, the sequence GCGCGCGCTGGGGGTGGAGCTGTGAGCCGGGTGCGCGCGGCGTTCGACCGGCGGCGAGACGGCGGCGGCGCCGCGCTGGTCGTGTACCTCACGCAGGGGGATCCGACCCCGGCGCGCAGCGTCGACCTCGTCGTCGCGGCGGCCGATGCGGGCGCCGACGTGATCGAACTCGGCGTGCCGTTTTCCGATCCGAACGCCGACGGCCCGGTCATCCAGGCCGCGATGCAGCGCGCGCTCGCGGCCGGCGGCGGACTCGCCAGCGCGCTCGACACGGTGCGCGCCGTGCGCGCGCGCGGCTGCGCGGTGCCGATCGTGCTTTTCGGTTACTACAATCCGCTCGTCGTGTTCGGCGTCGACGCGTTCGCCGACGCCGCGGCCAGCGCGGGTGTCGATGCCTGTCTCGTCGTCGACCTGCCGGTCGACGAACTCGACGAACTGCGCGTTCCGCTGTCGGCGCGCGGCATCGGCGTCGTGCCCCTGATCGCGCCGACGTCCGGCGACGAGCGGATCGCGCGCGCCCGCGCCGTCGATCCGCCGTTCGTCTACTACATCTCGATGACCGGCATCACCGGCGCCGACTTCGGTCGCGCCGGCGACGTCGGCGGCCGCGTCGCGCGCGTGCGCGAGCTCACCGGCGCGCCGGTGGCCGTCGGCTTCGGGGTGAAGACGCCGGCCGACGCGGCGCGGGTCGCCGCCTCGGCCGACGGCGTCGTCGTCGGCAGCG encodes:
- a CDS encoding tryptophan synthase subunit alpha, which encodes MRAAFDRRRDGGGAALVVYLTQGDPTPARSVDLVVAAADAGADVIELGVPFSDPNADGPVIQAAMQRALAAGGGLASALDTVRAVRARGCAVPIVLFGYYNPLVVFGVDAFADAAASAGVDACLVVDLPVDELDELRVPLSARGIGVVPLIAPTSGDERIARARAVDPPFVYYISMTGITGADFGRAGDVGGRVARVRELTGAPVAVGFGVKTPADAARVAASADGVVVGS